A single region of the Desulfuromonadales bacterium genome encodes:
- a CDS encoding MoaD/ThiS family protein, protein MNTSDPVKIRIRLAGVFRINRFKEAERTYPPGIRVREVIEDLQLPEHLLGIVVINDVHAGTEDVLRDGDTLALFPLLGGG, encoded by the coding sequence ATGAATACGTCTGATCCAGTGAAAATCAGGATAAGGCTGGCTGGTGTTTTCCGAATCAACCGGTTCAAGGAGGCAGAACGTACCTATCCTCCCGGCATCAGGGTTCGGGAGGTGATCGAAGACCTGCAACTCCCCGAACACCTCCTGGGCATCGTCGTGATCAACGATGTGCATGCCGGCACCGAAGATGTCCTCCGGGATGGCGATACCCTGGCGTTGTTTCCCCTTCTGGGCGGTGGCTAG
- a CDS encoding nitrite/sulfite reductase produces the protein MDMTIDYNRLRVEGVYKQNEDGQLMLRVKVPAGVLSVEQALKVADISDRFSNGLLHLTTRGSIELHWLGFGDLAEVLRQLSAVGLTSRGACGGAVRGIVCSTTFAEGFAVTQVLARKLHRHFAGNPHFEGLPKKFKIGVDAGYEASRHLIQDAGLVYVGTEDGLDLYDVWLAGGLGREPMPALLFEEKVPERRLIPLIEAAVRVHKQNTPVGKRLKHVVQAIGEKKFRQLLAEELKDAGELELADGFEKRLTALPHGPGVRLEANIFAGEVDTATFRRLANIAGRFAAGYLALTADQNVAFLLGDAACRDAARQALAEAGFTGKTPAEQLVFRICPGNHECRMGLAATRDVAREVIAALGEKGRAMTWAISGCGNSCAQPQLADAGILAVKSVKGEDGRRQPLFDLLRREGSGFGHAVRQGLTSSELLQAVADMG, from the coding sequence ATGGATATGACCATCGATTACAACCGCCTCCGCGTCGAAGGGGTGTACAAGCAGAACGAAGACGGCCAGCTGATGCTGCGGGTGAAAGTCCCTGCCGGCGTCCTCTCCGTTGAACAGGCCTTGAAGGTGGCGGACATTTCCGACCGGTTCAGCAACGGTTTGCTGCACCTGACCACCCGCGGCAGCATCGAGCTGCACTGGCTCGGTTTCGGCGATCTGGCCGAAGTGCTGCGGCAGCTCTCGGCCGTCGGCCTGACCAGCCGCGGTGCCTGCGGCGGTGCGGTGCGCGGCATCGTCTGCAGCACGACCTTTGCCGAGGGGTTCGCCGTCACTCAGGTGCTGGCCCGCAAGCTGCACCGGCATTTCGCCGGCAATCCCCATTTTGAGGGGTTGCCGAAGAAGTTCAAGATCGGCGTCGATGCCGGTTACGAAGCCTCCCGTCACCTGATCCAGGATGCCGGTCTGGTCTATGTCGGCACCGAGGATGGTCTCGACCTCTATGACGTCTGGCTGGCCGGCGGCCTCGGGCGCGAGCCGATGCCGGCCCTGCTCTTCGAAGAGAAGGTCCCCGAGCGGCGACTCATTCCCTTGATCGAGGCGGCGGTGCGGGTACACAAGCAGAACACCCCGGTCGGCAAGCGGCTCAAGCATGTGGTCCAGGCGATCGGCGAAAAGAAGTTCCGTCAACTGCTGGCTGAGGAGCTGAAGGACGCCGGCGAGCTGGAACTGGCCGACGGCTTTGAAAAACGTCTCACCGCCCTGCCGCACGGACCCGGCGTGCGGCTGGAGGCCAACATCTTTGCCGGGGAAGTCGATACTGCAACCTTCCGGCGCCTGGCGAACATCGCCGGCCGCTTCGCCGCCGGGTATCTGGCCCTGACTGCCGACCAGAACGTGGCCTTTCTGCTCGGCGACGCCGCGTGCCGCGACGCGGCGCGTCAGGCCCTGGCCGAGGCCGGTTTTACCGGCAAGACGCCGGCCGAGCAGCTGGTTTTCCGCATCTGCCCCGGCAATCATGAGTGCCGTATGGGACTGGCGGCGACCCGGGACGTGGCGCGGGAGGTGATCGCTGCGCTGGGCGAGAAGGGCCGCGCTATGACCTGGGCCATTTCCGGCTGCGGCAATTCCTGCGCCCAGCCCCAACTTGCCGATGCCGGGATTCTGGCGGTCAAGAGCGTCAAGGGGGAGGATGGCCGCCGGCAGCCGCTCTTCGATCTTCTGCGGCGGGAAGGCTCCGGTTTCGGCCACGCGGTGCGCCAGGGGCTCACCTCCAGCGAATTGCTGCAGGCGGTGGCGGATATGGGTTGA